The Moorena producens PAL-8-15-08-1 genomic interval ATTAGCCATACCGCAACTAGACCAAAGAGAAATAATCCCCCTAGCCAAAAATCCAATAGTTGCCATACCGGTACGCCAAATACGTAGAATCCGATATCCTTTCCAAATAGTGGCTCGGTAGTGTTAAAGGCAGTGGGATAGAGATACTCTAACATTCTGCCCCATTGTTCTGAGATCACCATCGCCCAGGCAAAACTTAGTGCTATTGCGATCGCTCTTAACCACAACTGAGTATTCACCATGAGCCCTACCATCACTGCGGAGATCATCCCCAGCTGCCAAACCAGATAGCTTCTGGATTCCGATAAAAATAGCTTTCCGAGAGATAACCAACCCAACGGTGACGGTAGGGGGGGTGTGGCTTCACTCATAAAGGTGGCTGACAAGGTTTCGCGATGGAAATACCAAACCAAAAAGGCCATTTTTCCGTAGTACAACAGCACCACCCCAACTAATAAACTGAGTCCTAGGGCAAATGGCAAAAGCGATCGCAATCTGAAGGCTGGGCGTTTTCTAGAAAATTTTCCTCTTGGTCTGACTCCCGATCTCACTATTGGGGAGGGTGAGTTGAAGCGTGTTTGGTCAAGGGTTAAGGATGAAGAGTCAAGAGTCTTAAACCCTTTTATCCAGGTAATCTCGAGATCAGCTAAGTTTTCTGGATGCTTGAAATGGTTGGCTAACGATAAATTTGTCAGCAAAAACCCCAATGATAGGATAAATACAATTACCCACAAACTCAGCTGGGTCTGCAAATGCAGCAAGAAAGCGGATAGATAATCCACTTCGGTGAACCATAAAATTTCTGCTACCAGGTGAGATAGCCAATTCCAAGCTATCCATATACCCAGTAGCCCAGTAACCCAGCGCAAGAGTTTGGTCATTGGTCTTTAAGTCTTTGGTAACTTCCAGGATAGCGTGGTCTATCAAAAACCCAAGACGTTACGGACCTGGTGGGCAAATTTCTGTGATCTACAATACACATTTGAACCAAACTGTTTTTGCCCACCCTACTAGCTACCAGCATACCCATTCAAGTAGGTGGGCAAAGTTCTGTGATCTACAATACTGATTTGAAACAAACTGTTTTTGCCCACCCTACTAGCTTTCGGACTTTTCCACGGACTTGGTGGGCAAAGTTCTGTGGTCTACAATACACATTTGAACCAAACTGTTTTTGCCCACCCTACAAGCTACAAGCTGCTACAAGCTGCTAAATTGCTTGCTTGCCATTATCCAAATTGAATAGCATTTGTAACGATTCCATGGCCAAGCGTCGGGTTTCAATATCTTGCTGTGCTCGTAATTGCACCATCGGGTCATGAAGGATTTTGTTAACAATCCCTCTGGTTAGGGCTTCGATTACTTCTTGATGTTTTTCGGCAAATTCTGACCCAAGACGGGATAGAGCTTTCTCTAGCTCTTGCTCACGGATTGTTTCGACCTTGCTGCGCAAGCTACTAATGGTAGAAACGGTTTCTAGGGAACGCCACCAGATGTCAAAGGCTTCCACTTCTTCGTATAAGAGTTCTTCTGCTTCCATGGCCATCTTACGACGGCTTTCCTGATTCTGTGCTACTACTGCTTTTAAGTCATCCACGTTGAAGGAGTGGACAGTCTCTAGCTCATCAACATCCGCTGCCACATTACGAGGCACAGAAATATCAATTAGCATTAAGGAATGGCTTGTCTGCAACACTCCTTCTAAATTCGACCGAGTCAGCAGTGGTTCGGTGGCACCAGTGCTAGTAAATACGATATCTGACTCGGCCACCACTGTCATCATATCTGACAACGAATCCAGTTTTAGATCTGCTTTGGGAAACGCTTTTGCTAACTCTTCAGCCCGTTTGGTGGAACGATTCAGAATTGAGATATCTACGGCACCTTTGGCCAGCAGATGTTTCACCAGTAAGCGAGACATCTTGCCAGCACCGATAATTGCTATTTTATAGGGCGTCAAAGAAGTGCCATAAAGGGTCTCTACCTTCTGCTGAGCTAACTCTACCGCTGCTGAGCTAATGGAGACCGCCCCAGTTCCAATACTGGTTTCCGTGCGAACTCGCTTACCGGCTGTAATTGCTTGTTTAAACAACCGATTCAGTAGACGTCCGATTCCCTTGTGTTGCTGACCAAGTTTGTGGGTGGTTTTGACCTGAGCTAGAATTTGCCCTTCTCCTAACACTAGGCTATCTAGACCTCCAGCAACCCGCATTAAGTGCATGACTGCATCCTGATACAACAGAATAAATAGGTGGGGGCGCAACTTGGCTAGAGGAATGCCAGCTTTTTCTGTCAGAAACTGGCACAATTCTCGAATTCCGGCATCAGTTTCTGTGGTGACTATATAAACTTCCAACCTATTACAAGTACTCAGTATGGCTACCTCTTCAATATGAGGATAGCTACATAAGTGGGGCATCACAGTTTCTAACTGGGCTTCTGGAATGCTCAGTTTTTCTCTGACTTCAACCGGTGCTGTCTTGTGGCTCAGACCTACTACGGCAATATTCATGTTTTTGATCAGAACGTTTAATGGCAGTATTAGTTATAGCAATTCTTAAAAAGGTGAAAAACTTTTGTATTTGATTTTAGGGAGTAGGGAGTAGGGAGTAGGGAGTAGGGAGTAGGGAGTAGGGAGTAGGGAGTAGGTAACAAATCTTGTGTACTTTATTACGTTATATTGGTAATTTTTTATCGGTTTGTTGGTACAAATGTTTCCTAAAAATGTTTCCTACAAATCCTTACTAAAACGAAGTTGAAGGAAGGGTTAAACTAGGTTTTCAACCTTCCTTCAAGCTTCAAATACTGTTGCGGCTAGGGCGTGTTTTCAAAGTTTTCCGCAAGATTTAGATCCCCCCCAGCCCCCCTTAAAAAAGGGGGGAGCCATACTCAAAGTCCCCCTTTTTTAAGGGGGATAATGGGGGATCTCCAAGGCAAGAAGAAAAGCCCTAGGCGCTACAGGGGTAAGGATTCAGCTAACGGCTGACGGCTGATAGCTGATAGCTGACGGCTGATAGCTGATAGCTGATAGCTGATAGCTGATAGCTGATAGCTGATAGCTGATAGCTGATAGCTGATAGCTGATAGCTGATAGCTGATAGCTGATAGCTGATAGCTGATAGCTGATAGCTGATAGCTGATAGCTGATAGCTGATAGCTTACCTACAGGGTTACAACCCTCTTCCTAAGAGTTAGCTCAATTGGATATACTTGGGCTGTTCAAACATATGAACGGTGTCCACAAACCGAGCGGTCTTGGACTGACTGGAAATAACTAGGCTTTGAGTCCGTGCTCCACCTTGGAAGAACCGAACCCCTTCCATCAGGGTGCCTGGAGTGATACCGCAAGCAGCAAACAGTACGGTTTCACCCTTGGCTAGTTCCTCAGCATTGTAAACCTTATCGGGATCGGTAATACCCATGCTTGCGAGCCGTTCTAGGTTGCTTTCTTTGCTCTCCCCAATCAAACCAGTTTTCACGATGGCGGGATCGTAGATTAGCTGACCTTGGAAGTGTCCGCCTAAGGCACGCATTGCTGCTGCTGAGATTACCCCTTCCGGTGCAGCACCGATTCCCATCAAGGCATGGATATTGGTACCAGCAAAGGCACAGGAGATGGCGGCGGAAACGTCACCGTCACTAATCAGTCGTACCCGAGCACCAGCTGCCCGGATTTCCTTGATTAAGCTCTCGTGACGGGAACGGTCCATCACAACTACCACCAATTCCTCCATGGAGCGCTCTAGACAATCGGAGAGAATTTGCAGATTTTCGGTTGCGGACTTGTTGATATCTACATGATTCTTGGCTTGGGGTGGTGCTGCCAGCTTCTTCATGTAAAAGTCAGGAGCTGCAAATAGACCACCTTTCTCGGAAATAGCTAGCACTGCCATGGAACCGTTTTGCCCATAGGCCACTAGGTTGGTGCCTTCACAGGGGTCAACCGCAATATCAATTTCGATCAGTTCATCTGGGTTACAGAAGTTGGCAGCATTCTCTTGGGTGCAAATCCCAACTTCTTCACCAATGTAGAGCATGGGAGCATCATCCCGCTCCCCTTCTCCAATTACAATGCGACCCCGCATATAGATCTTGTTCATGCGCTCCCGCATGGCTTCTACAGCCACTTGGTCAGCAGTGTTTTTCTCCCCTTTACCCATCCATTTGGCGGATGCGATCGCAGCTTTCTCTACGACTTCTATAATTTCTAAACCTAGTGTATTTTCCAAAGCGCCCGTTCTCCCAAAAGCTAGATGAGCTTATTTTCTTAATTATTTGTTTACAGTTCTTAAGTCTATCAGAGCGTGGGATCTCGTAGAAGGGAACAGGGAATAGGGAATAGGGAACAGGGACTGAAATCCTTGTTTACTCTAGGGTTTAGGATTGAAACTGGCAAGATGCCAGTTCCACGCCTGATGCTCATTCGACAAAACTATTCAAAAAATCTATTGAAACGGATGCGATCGCATCACCCTAGGGAACAGGGAACAGGGAATAGGGAATAGAGACTGAAATCCTTGTTTACTCTAGGGTTTAGGATTGAAACTGGCAAGATGCCAGTTCTACCATGATGCTCATTCCACACTACTGAAACTGGCAAGATGCCAGTTCTACCATGATGCCAGTTCTACCATGATGCCCATTCGACACTACTGAAACTGGCAAGATGCCAGTTCTACCATGATGCCAGTTCTACCATGATGCCCATTCGACACTACTGAAACTGGCAAGATGCCAGTTCTACCAAGATGCCAGTTCCACCAAGATGCCCATTCCACAAAACTATTTAAATCATTCCAATTCCCCCCTTATTAAGGGGGGTTAGGGGGGATCACCCATCCTGCTTCTTAAACCAAGGCCCCACCACCTGGATCAATCTAGTCAGCGCTCCCAATAACACTGCGATCGCTAAAATCATTTCCGCTGGACTGTCCCCATTCTTGAGCCAGAGTGCAGGATTTTCCATTAGGGGCTGTGGTTGTTCGACTAATGCTATAGTGTCAACTCCTTGATTATCAACCACTTGCTCTTTGATGTCATTCATGGTAATGCTTCAATTTCCTAACTGAATCCATAGTGACCTGAGGGTAGTGTCCAAAAGCAACAGCTAAGTTTAGGGTAGCTACAACCACCGTGTATCAAGGCTAGACTAGTTGAGGGTAGCTTCTGCAATTGTGGGAAAACCTACCCTAACCCTGAAGTTTTTTTTTCCTTGCCCATCCCCCAATAGCATGCCTAGACGTACTTTAGGTCCTACTGTTCAAAAAAGAGCACTGCGTCTATTTGAAGCATTAGTTTCTTTTGCCCAAGACATAGCTAATCAGGGGAATCCCGATATTAAATTCCGTTGGATAGAGAAAACCTCAACTAATCCAAAACTAGTAATTGAAACTCAGACCAGATATTTAATCGAACTGACCGAGAAGGATAACTATCCAGGTACTCTCAGCAAGCATCAAGTGGTGGAAGCTTTGCAGCGGATGGAAGACTTCTTAGGAATTTTAGAAGACAACCGTGTCAAGAAGAAGGGAAAGGACCAAAGGCATTTCACCCTGAGACTCTACGCCCAAGACCTAGCTACAAATTTAGAACTATTTAATCAACAGTGGGACAATAAACGACCAGAGAAATCCAAACAGCAAGAACAAGCAACTGCTACTACTCCCAAAACCTGCCAAGCCCTTCGTCCTAAGCCAGGGGTTCCTTTCCAAGCCCCACTCCCACCACCTTACTTTATCCCGCGTCCAGAGGTAAGCCAAGACCTGAAGCAATCCTTACTGTCAGAGCAGACCGCTAAGACCGGAACTCTGGTGGTTAGCGCTATTTATGGTTTAGGGGGGATTGGTAAATCCACCTTGGCTGCTGCTATTGCCAATGACCAAGAGGTACAAAGTCATTTTCCCGATGGTATTCTCTGGGCAACCTTGGGTCAGCAGCCAGATTTGCTGTCTTTCCTCAGTAGTTGGATCCAAGCACTGGGAGACCATGACTACAAACCCACTAATACTAATGCTGCTTCTAGACATTTACAAACCTTGCTGTTTGACAAGGCTACGCTGCTAGTAGTCGATGATGCTTGGAACCCAGACCATGTTGAACCGTTTCGGATTGGTGGTGCTAAGTGCCGGGTATTAGTGACCACTCGTGAAGCTCAAATTGTGGGAGTGACTCCCTATAATTTAAAAGTGATGAGTCCCTCACAAGCCTTAGCCTTACTGGAAGACTATGGGGGTTCTAAACTCAAGGGGTCAGACCGTAAACAAGCCCAAACCCTAGCCACAACAGTGGGCTACTTACCCCTAGCTCTGGAGTTAGCGGCAGCACAAGTAGCGGATGGTATTTCCTGGCAGGAGTTACTGACTGACCTGCAAACGGAAATTGCTCTGTTGGAAACCTTAGATTTACCAGGTGCCGAAGAAGTTGATGAAAAGCGACGCAAGCACTACAGCCTAGTGGCATCCTTTAATCTCAGTTTACGGCGACTACCATCGGAAAAATTTCAGCAATTTGCCTGGTTGGGTGTCTTGCCAGAAGATGTCTCGATTACT includes:
- a CDS encoding glutamyl-tRNA reductase; translated protein: MNIAVVGLSHKTAPVEVREKLSIPEAQLETVMPHLCSYPHIEEVAILSTCNRLEVYIVTTETDAGIRELCQFLTEKAGIPLAKLRPHLFILLYQDAVMHLMRVAGGLDSLVLGEGQILAQVKTTHKLGQQHKGIGRLLNRLFKQAITAGKRVRTETSIGTGAVSISSAAVELAQQKVETLYGTSLTPYKIAIIGAGKMSRLLVKHLLAKGAVDISILNRSTKRAEELAKAFPKADLKLDSLSDMMTVVAESDIVFTSTGATEPLLTRSNLEGVLQTSHSLMLIDISVPRNVAADVDELETVHSFNVDDLKAVVAQNQESRRKMAMEAEELLYEEVEAFDIWWRSLETVSTISSLRSKVETIREQELEKALSRLGSEFAEKHQEVIEALTRGIVNKILHDPMVQLRAQQDIETRRLAMESLQMLFNLDNGKQAI
- the glpX gene encoding class II fructose-bisphosphatase, coding for MENTLGLEIIEVVEKAAIASAKWMGKGEKNTADQVAVEAMRERMNKIYMRGRIVIGEGERDDAPMLYIGEEVGICTQENAANFCNPDELIEIDIAVDPCEGTNLVAYGQNGSMAVLAISEKGGLFAAPDFYMKKLAAPPQAKNHVDINKSATENLQILSDCLERSMEELVVVVMDRSRHESLIKEIRAAGARVRLISDGDVSAAISCAFAGTNIHALMGIGAAPEGVISAAAMRALGGHFQGQLIYDPAIVKTGLIGESKESNLERLASMGITDPDKVYNAEELAKGETVLFAACGITPGTLMEGVRFFQGGARTQSLVISSQSKTARFVDTVHMFEQPKYIQLS